The genomic region CGTGGTGTTGGGTTGTTTGCTCAGAGTTAGATGGTTGCCATCTGGCATTGATAGTGAGATGGCGTTGTCATCAGTTTCTAGATGCAGAAAAGGAATGAATCCTCATCTGTTTCCTGTCGATAAGCAAGAGGTTGATAATCTAGTAAAATCTTGTTACCTTAAAGAAAGCAGGCTTGGAGTTTGTTTACTTAATGTAGGCCGGCCCTAACCTTTATGTTGGTGTAGTCAATTTCTTGAGAGAAGGCTGAAGGTGTTAAGAAACTTTGTGCTTTCCAAGAATACCTTAAGAAAGGTATCTTTCAAGCGGTTTATCCTGTCTTTTTCTGTACTATTGCTGTAGtcaattttacttttaaaaggaaaaaaagaaacctcaAGCATCACCCCTGGAAATGAATAGAAAGATTATTAGAAGTAGAGTGGTCTTtcaagttaatatttttaaagaagttttaGGTTAAGATAAGTGTCGTCGTTGCAGTATTGTAATctatgtttaaaacaaaaggtgcaaaagctgtgcagcacatctgtTGAAAGGAATAGTTACAACTTGCCCCGTCTAGAGATGAGGTAATATCATGGATAACTAGTTCAGTTTATTATCTGGCTagcatttctgtttttccttttccttgttgtTCATAAATCTTTCAGCTTTTACCATAACTGTTTATCATTTTTCCTGTTTCCAGTTTTTTACAAGTTGCTTTGTCTGTGATCACCTCACAGTACAGGCTCTGCCGGGCTGAGGAAGTTCAGCTGGCTGAGGCCTTtgcaaaaaggaagaaatggtggGCCACCTCTTgaacttaaaaaggaaaaaaaatgctgttcacATCTGACTCTTTTggaattttctcattttccttgaTCCTGGCTGTTGGTTTGTTAGTTTGTTGTGAACATTTATTGGTCCAGCTGCCAGCTTTCAGTAACTGAATTGTGTCGTTACTGGAGAAATCTGGTTGTACTTTATTAGGGCAAACATCACTGTTTATACTGTTGTCCTGTTCCTCCCCTGTAATTTTTCCTATTATTGTTTAGAATAACACCAAAGTCTCTCTCAGTAATagcttttaaaagatttctgtGTTCAGAAGCaacttcaagggaaaaaaagaacctgtGGCAAAGCAGGGACCGTCTTTTTATTAAATATTAGGCATGTGGGTTGACTGTATTAATTTTAAATCATTCCTgtaatattttctccttttctttgacTCTTCGATGCTCACATAATATGCAAATCATTTTACAATGGATAcaaaagaaacattaaatatattaaaatctgCATTTTAATAAAGTTGTCAATGTATAATATATATCCTGCAACTTAGAAAGAATgataaaaaagcaataaaaaggtAATATAGGCACAGAGTTATTAAATAACTTTTAATGTTTTACAGTCTGATAAAAATAAATGTGGTCTTAAAGCTGTTGGATACGGGTATAAGAAATATCCTAGTCTGACTTTAATGTGTTTTAGTTCTGCATTGTTTATGTGCATTTGCTGTCTCCTTTGAACTGTAGGGATTAAGCTTGTGGGCATGTTTCTTTCTCATTTCAGATGGAGTGGATGTTGAGGATGACCCCACTTGCTCATGGCCAGCGTCATCGCCTTCTAGCAAGGACCAGACTTCCCCGAGCCATGGAGAAGGTTGTGATTTTGGTGAAGAGGAAGGAGGCCCAGGGTTGCCCTATCCATGCCAGTTTTGTGACAAATCGTTCAGCCGCCTCAGCTACTTAAAGCACCACGAGCAAAGTCACAGTGACAAGCTCCCTTTCAAATGCACATATTGCAGTCGTCTCTTCAAACATAAACGGAGCAGGGACCGCCATATAAAGCTTCATACGGGAGACAAGAAGTATCACTGCAGTGAGTGTGACGCAGCGTTCTCAAGGAGCGATCATCTCAAAATTCACTTAAAGACTCATACGTCCAACAAGCCATATAAGTGTGCCATTTGTAGACGTGGGTTCCTGTCATCTAGTTCGCTGCACGGTCACATGCAGGTCCACGAGAGGAACAAAGATGGCTCTCAGTCCGCTTCCCGGATGGAGGACTGGAAAATGAAAGACACTCAGAAATGCAGTCAGTGCGAAGAAGGCTTTGATTTTCCTGAAGATCTTCAAAAGCACATTGCAGAATGTCACCCCGAGTGTTCCCCTAATGAAGACCGGTCTGCTCTTCAGTGTGTTTACTGTCATGAACTCTTTGTAGAGGAAACGTCTCTGATGAATCACATGGAGCAGGCTCATAATGGTGAGAAGAAGAATTCATGCAGCATTTGTTCTGAGAACTTTCATACTGTGGAGGAGCTGTACAGCCACATGGACAGTCACCAGCAGCCAGAGTCGTGCAACCACAGCAACAGCCCGTCTTTGGTAACTGTGGGCTACACCTCAGTCTCTAGCACCACTCCAGATTCCAATCTCTCGGTGGATAGTTCAACCATGGTGGAAACGGCTCCCCCTATACCAAAAGGTCGTGGAAGGAAGCGGGCAGCTCAGCAAGTGCCAGATATCACTGGTCCCTCGAGTAAACAGCCAAAAGTTACCTATAGCTGCATTTATTGCAACAAACAGTTATTTTCTAGCCTTGCAGTTTTGCAGATACACCTGAAAACTATGCATTTAGATAAACCCGAACAAGCCCATATCTGTCAGTATTGTTTGGAGGTGTTGCCATCTCTCTACAATCTGAACGAACATCTTAAGCAAGTACATGAAGCTCCGGACCCAGCACTGATTGTTTCTACCATGCCTGCCATGGTGTACCAGTGCAACTTCTGCTCTGAAGTGTTCAACGACCTCAACACACTTCAGGAACACATCCGATGTTCTCATGGATTTGCCAACCCTGCTGCTAAGGACAGTAATGCATTCTTTTGTCCCCATTGCTACATGGGATTTCTTACAGATTCTTCTCTGGAAGAGCATATTAGACAAGTCCATTGTGATCTTAGCAGTTCCCGTTTTGGTTCCCCTGTGCTTGGAACCCCAAAAGATCCAGTGGTGGAAGTGTATTCTTGTTCGTACTGTACAAATTCTCCAATATTTAATAGTGTTCTTAAACTGAACAAGCATATCAAGGAGAACCATAAGAACATTCCTTTGGCCCTGAATTACATCCACAATGGAAAAAAATCCAGAGCCATGAGTCCCTTATCTCCTGTAACCATTGAGCAGACCTCTTTAAAGATGATGCAGGCAGTTGGAGGTGCTCCTCCTCGTCCTGCAGGTGAATATATTTGTAATCAGTGTGGTGCTAAGTATACTTCCTTGGACGGTTTTCAGACTCATTTAAAAACACATCTTGACACTGTCCTGCCAAAACTGACTTGTCCTCAGTGCAACAAGGAATTTCCAAATCAGGAGTCTCTGCTGAAGCATGTTACCATTCATTTCATGATCACCTCAACCTACTACATCTGTGAAAGTTGTGACAAGCAGTTCACTTCTGTGGATGACTTGCAGAAACACCTACTGGACATGCATACGTTTGTGTTCTTCCGGTGCACCTTGTGCCAAGAGGTTTTTGACTCCAAAGTCTCCATTCAGCTACACTTGGCtgtgaagcacagcaatgaaaagaAGGTATACAGATGTACGTCTTGCAACTGGGATTTCCGCAACGAGACTGACCTACAGCTTCATGTTAAACACAACCACCTGGAGAACCAGGGCAAAGTACACAAGTGCATCTTCTGTGGCGAGTCCTTTGGTACGGAGGTGGAGCTGCAGTGTCACATTACTACGCACAGCAAGAAGTACAACTGCAAGTTCTGCAGCAAAGCTTTCCATGCTATCATCTTGCTGGAAAAGCACTTAAGGGAAAAACATTGTGTGTTTGAAACAAAAACTCCAAACTGTGGAACGAATGGGGCATCTGAGCAGGTTCAGAAAGAGGAAGTGGAACTCCAGACCTTGTTGACAAATAGCCAGGAGTCCCATAACAGCCATGATGGCAGCGAAGAAGATGTGGACACATCTGAGCCTATGTATGGCTGTGACATTTGTGGAGCAGCTTATACCATGGAGACTCTCCTGCAAAATCACCAGCTTCGAGACCACAACATTCGACCTGGAGAAAGTGCCATAGTAAAGAAAAAGGCTGAACTCATTAAAGGGAATTACAAGTGTAATGTGTGTTCTCGAACATTCTTCTCCGAAAATGGGCTTCGAGAGCACATGCAGACACACTTGGGACCAGTGAAACATTATATGTGCCCAATCTGTGGCGAGCGGTTTCCGTCTCTTCTGACTCTTACTGAACATAAGGTCACACATAGTAAGAGCCTGGACACTGGAAACTGCAGGATTTGCAAGATGCCTCTCCAGAGCGAAGAGGAATTTTTAGAGCATTGCCAAATGCACCCTGACTTGAGGAACTCCTTGACAGGGTTCCGCTGTGTGGTGTGCATGCAGACTGTGACCTCCACGCTGGAACTGAAAATCCACGGCACGTTCCACATGCAGAAAACTGGAAACGGTTCTGCCGTGCAGTCCACGGGACGTGCGCAGCATCTCCAGAAACTGTACAAGTGTGCTTCTTGCCTGAAGGAATTCCGCTCAAAACAGGATTTAGTGAAACTTGACATCAACGGTCTGCCATATGGTCTGTGTGCTAGCTGTGTTAATCTCAGTAAAAGTGGTAGTCCAAATGTCAACATCCCTTCAAGCAGTAACAGACAAGGCATGGGCCAAAATGAGAACTTGAGTTCCATTGAGAACAAAAGCAAGGCAGGGGGACTGAAGACTCGATGCTCTAGTTGCAATGTTAAATTTGAATCAGAAAGTGAACTCCAAAACCATATTCAGTCAATCCACAGAGAGCTTGTTCCAGACAGCAACAGTACACAGCTGAAAACACCACAAGTATCTCCAATGCCCAGAATCAGCCCCTCCCAAACTGAAGAGGTAACccttttttctttgctcttgacACCTTCCATCCTTTTGGAAAAAATCCCACTTTTTTCAAGCTGTCTTGTCACTTGTCATGAAACGCTTAGGCTGAACCATATTACATTTCCATCCATAGCCATTACCTAGTAACTACTTTCTTCTTGATATGCCTTACATCTTGGATTGAATTGTACGGAATAGGACTAATTCCAGTCTCCCTAGGATATTGTCTTCTGCATCACTGAGGAGACCTATCTTCATGCCAGCACAACTGAGATCTGGAATCTTATCCTAGCTCCCTTATGCATTGGAATCCCCAGCTAGGAGTTGTGCTTACGGCAGAGAGCATTAATGACAGAGGAGTAGAATACAGTGAGCCAAAATGCTGGCATAAGgggtggatttttaaaaaaatatttgtgagcAACAAATTGAGGGCGTTTTTTTGGTAAATTGTGTTGTAGACATTAGTTTTCCCTTCTTATGGCATATTTTGATTAAGTAGAAGTGCAATGCTAGCCTAAGGTAAATTGAGAAATCAGTCCTTTGGATGCAATTCCTGGTtgtgtttctctttcctttcctgatGAACAACATTCTGATGTCACTGAAACACCTAGCACCTGATGATTGAAATCCCATTCATGCAGCATCACTTAAAAAGTAAatacatatttcagaaaaaaaaaaaaaaaaaaggggtcaaACTCTTGAAAAATCTCATCTACTTCCTCAGTCACCAGTGACCAAGTAATAACACCTGTATATGGGAACATAGAGGGGTAATGTACCAAGAGAGGGGAATCTGGTTTATCTTCAGAAATATTATCAATCCAATGTCTTAGAGTTAATATTTTAGGCATGGTATCTTGCATAGTGACCTCTTGTAGTTCAGGAAGCctaaaaacacagcacaaagaaATGATAAGAAATAATAGCTTTTGTTTTAAGAAAGCTCTTGACCTGTAATGGTACAAGCCTGGTGCAACCCATTGCTGTGAATGTGTGTGGATACCCTGTGGCTAGAGAGctgctgctctcccgtcaccttCCTCGCTCCCTGTGTGTGAGCCCATCTGTTGGGTAGGAAATCTCTCAGCCTGTCATCCAACAGTGTTGTGCAACctggagggcaggagggaggtagagagggaggaagggagataCATAAGGATACATGGGCCAAGAGGTAAGGATTTGTGGATCTACTGAGAGCATATCTGGACACAGGCTGGGAGAAGGCCACTGAGGCAGCACAGGGGCTGGAGTGCTATTGAGAGGGAAGCGGATCTGGGAGACGAAGGTGAAGTACGAGGCAGAAGGTATCTGCCAGGGAATGGCTCTGTGCTTTCCTGACTTCTGCATCTCCAGTCCTCAAAATGGACTGTGGTGGGTGACACTTTGGGAATCTGATGTGGTGTGAAGTTTATGGAAGGAGCAGGTTGTTGGATTGAGAGCCACAGGTCGAAGGTATGAGAACTGCAGGATTACCAGCTGCAAGTTTTTGTCAGATGCAGAGCAATCCTGGTTTCTGTCATCTTTCCCCAAGTGACTACTTGAAATCTCCCCAGTCATGTTGGAAGCCGGTTCCTGCTACCTTAAGCACAATCAGAATCATGCATGTTCAGACAGTTACCATGATAAGATGCTATCAACTTGTCTTGAAAACCAGACAAAAAATGATCTGGGGGTCCTTTGTTGGTGATATAAGGTCAGTTACCTTCGGTGCCACTGATGAATCTTCTTGTACTTGAATCAAATGTAATCAGAGTTCTTATGTCTTCTTCTGGTTGGCATCATGTCCCTTTCTTTAAgccttttgatttttcttttagacaTGTATTTAAAACGAAAAAGCCTTTTAAATACAACAACATTTGTGAGTAGCGTTTGCCTACTTTCAAATCACCATTTCCCCTCTGTCCCCCTTCAGAGTGTGTAAACTGATTTTTCAGTACCTATGGTTCTAGTCTCCACATAAGTAACCTAGACTTTCAGATTCCTTTCTCATGGGAAGCACAAAACTATCAGGTTCCCGATAGAGCATTAGTACTTCTGGAAGCCATAAACGCGTGTTTGTAAAACCCtgaaagataatttatttttttaacagatattACTGGATTCAGATGGTAGTGACACAAGCATTATAGCAATGAGAATCAAAATTGAAAGTGGTAATACACAAATGTTTAACACTGTAGATTGGATGTCCAGGCTGAGAGAAGTGAAAACATAAGCATATAACACAAACAGTAAAAACAAATCGGATTTCTAAAATTTGTTATTAGTCAGTGGCTTTGCTACTCCACTGGAAGGATATTTCTTGAATTAAATGGGATGTTGAAGACAGCTGCTTAAACGTGTTATTTTGGGGAAattttcaacaacaaaaaataaaatatcataatGTTAAGGAGCAAAGATTTAATTTGCATTATTGAGAGTCACATGGTTTGAGATTTTAACCTTCATATAAAGAACATTTAATTCCTGAGGCAAGAAAAATATGGAGACTAGTTGTCAGACTATTAATAGTGCTGAATAGCCCTTGTTACTCAGTAATGGATTACTATGGTAAGAGTACTAGAAAATACCTTTTTAAGATAAAAGATAACACTAAAAAAAGTCACTTCTGGCTTCTTTGCCAAGAATTCTCATGGTTGAACTAGAAAACTTCCTTTTTTCGCCTGTACTCAGTAACGTGATACCTGAACAGGGTTTAATGTCATCAGCTGAGCTGTCACCTGCTGAGCTCACCCTGATCGCTAAGAGAAACAGGGTGACTGGAATCATCTTCACTGACAGTTACCTTTTAGTTGGGATGGGAAATGATGGGCAGTGCTCATCATCAGTTACAAAAACTCAAGGAATAGGTCAGAACTCGTTAAGTCGATTGTACTGCTGAATTTAGTACCCGTAAGCTATCAAACAGACTTAAACAGGCAGAAGGTGGATAACTAGCTATTGGAAGAGCTTTAAAATTGTAAGTCTGTAACTTATTCTTTGAGCTTAATGAGATGCTGAATTCAGGTTGTAGATTTCTTGTAAAGATCTTGAATTATTGCAAACACACTGTTAGGCAAGGATAATAATCTTGGTGATAGGTAATATTCAAAAGTGTAGAACAAGGTCTGATATGATAGTGAATTGGGAACTAGATATCCGTCCCTTTTCTGTCGCTCATTTGCTTTGTTGACTTGGACAATTCAACTTGAACATCTCTGCTTCATTTTCGTTATTGAGAAAATAAGAGCGATAGTTCCTGAAAGGTGTGTTTCCATGCTTAATTGCAATACATTTTTTGTAAAGCACTTCAAAGATGAAAAGCAGTGTTCAGTAAAGCCTATGCAGCCTTGCTTCTCTTGCTCCTCCTTAGTCTGCTGTCATGCACCTATTGAGAGAACTCAGCAGAATTTGTGCCCTCACTTCTTGAGCTTCACAACTCCTGTACATGCAGAATCATAGCAGTGTAACTGTACAATAATTATTATACTGTTAATTGCTTAGCTGGGAGGGAAGGAGTAAATAGACTTCAGCTTACACCAACAGTTTATTGGTAAAACCTAGCTTATGCTAGTGTATCCATATGTGCAACTGCACTTGGTTTGAGGTCCTGTTGGTAACTTCCACAGTAGATGCTCAGCAAGcataattacttctgtaagtagCTTAAGCTATATATCACTTTGTTCCATGAATGTGAAACTCATGTGAATACTGTATTACCTGTGGCAATGCAGGCAGTCCTTTATTAATAATACAAGAACACTCTGGGGTTTCTGGTcctgagaggagaaggagaaggagcagTGCAAGTACACTGCCAAATTACTGCAGGAATAAAGATGCTTATTTAGGTGTTGCAAAAGACTTGCAGAAACTCACTATAGCAGAGAGTATCAGCAGTGCTGGACAAAGGAGAGAACTGGCGACTGCCACACCAGCTGAAGAACACAATCAGTGTGAATCTGGGGCTGCTCTTCTGTCCTGTTGTGGTTGTCCAGAGCTGTATGCCAGGAGGGGCATGTCACAGCAGGGGACACCAGGCACATCACAGCACCGTTCTGGAAGGAGCCATGAAAGCGTAGGCTGACAATGATCTTGTGGAGATGAAGTCACAGAATTCAGATGCTGCAGAGAACTGGTGGCTTCTTGAAACTCAACTTATCTAACCTCAGATGAATCCAGAAATGGTATCACCCCGGGAGAAAGAATGGAGCTCAGGTAGGTGTACTGTTTTATCATTACattattttcttggttttttatttcttttttgtgggaCCTGAATCTACCTTTCTTCTCTTACTATTACCCCCCCCTTCTCAAAACATTGCCAGACTCAAGGACAGAAAGCAGGAGCTGCCTTTTGAAGTAGCTGGTTGGTTTCAGAGGCATGTACTGGCAAACAGaggtggaaagaaaagagaaaagactgTGAGCAACCCAGAAATATTCCCAGATGCATGCTTTTGGCAGGGCAGGCAATAGCATTTAAACAACATAAATCACTGTGCTTTTAACTGAAAAATGCACTGAAATCAATAGTCATGCATTTAATTGAAATacataaagaaattaaaataatcctCCTCCTCAGCAATCCAAGCTGATCATTCTGACTGCAGGATTTTTATGAATAAACACATAAACTTGTAATGTAAACATTAGAAGTAGTGCCTTGTGTTTCCTGTCAGTGAATCCAGGCCCAGAACAAGTGATTTTCATGGTGGATTTTGAATTTGGGGACAGGAAAAGGTACAGAAGGTTTGTTGCTGATACAAAGATTTGGCTTTGAAATAGTTTGTGGAACTAATCTGTGTCAAACATATTTTCTGCTTCTGGAGTTTCAGAATGAGCTCactaaaaatacctttttttcttcttgcatcaTTTTGACATTGTTTTCAGGAAGGCATTGTTTAATATGTGACCACATGTATTTTTAGGAAGGGCTACCCTGTTTTTCTTGCCACAGTAGGCCACCTTCATATTATGCTACGCTCTAATTTCTGGTAGTACCATTGCCATGGACTGGCTGACAAGATACAGACTTAagcatttctcttctctccttctccttctccttctccttctccttctccttctccttctccttctccttctccttctccttctccttctccttctccttctccttctccttctccttctccttctccttctccttctccttctccttctccttctcctctttttgTCTTCAACCCTTTCAGTAGTGACCTATCACACGGAGTCCTCTCTGAATTTAACAAGGGTGGTGTTATTTATTAACCTGTTGCTTTAAATTTTAACAAAGTTAAGCAGCAAACATCCCACTTTCTCATGCACACCA from Patagioenas fasciata isolate bPatFas1 chromosome 2, bPatFas1.hap1, whole genome shotgun sequence harbors:
- the ZNF521 gene encoding zinc finger protein 521 isoform X1 — encoded protein: MPLCLCVSAGRLTMISSVITYRASPCGLGAPSGAILMALGALLPFSIIMWTTGATAQSKTLQLFAFRMSRRKQAKPRSLKETQILETTSCMKPWGWRRRKRVEENETEDQQAGVGHTAARTDPNCALEDKAEDGEVLDCKKRPDEGEELEEEAVHSCDSCLQVFESLSDITEHKINQCQLTDGVDVEDDPTCSWPASSPSSKDQTSPSHGEGCDFGEEEGGPGLPYPCQFCDKSFSRLSYLKHHEQSHSDKLPFKCTYCSRLFKHKRSRDRHIKLHTGDKKYHCSECDAAFSRSDHLKIHLKTHTSNKPYKCAICRRGFLSSSSLHGHMQVHERNKDGSQSASRMEDWKMKDTQKCSQCEEGFDFPEDLQKHIAECHPECSPNEDRSALQCVYCHELFVEETSLMNHMEQAHNGEKKNSCSICSENFHTVEELYSHMDSHQQPESCNHSNSPSLVTVGYTSVSSTTPDSNLSVDSSTMVETAPPIPKGRGRKRAAQQVPDITGPSSKQPKVTYSCIYCNKQLFSSLAVLQIHLKTMHLDKPEQAHICQYCLEVLPSLYNLNEHLKQVHEAPDPALIVSTMPAMVYQCNFCSEVFNDLNTLQEHIRCSHGFANPAAKDSNAFFCPHCYMGFLTDSSLEEHIRQVHCDLSSSRFGSPVLGTPKDPVVEVYSCSYCTNSPIFNSVLKLNKHIKENHKNIPLALNYIHNGKKSRAMSPLSPVTIEQTSLKMMQAVGGAPPRPAGEYICNQCGAKYTSLDGFQTHLKTHLDTVLPKLTCPQCNKEFPNQESLLKHVTIHFMITSTYYICESCDKQFTSVDDLQKHLLDMHTFVFFRCTLCQEVFDSKVSIQLHLAVKHSNEKKVYRCTSCNWDFRNETDLQLHVKHNHLENQGKVHKCIFCGESFGTEVELQCHITTHSKKYNCKFCSKAFHAIILLEKHLREKHCVFETKTPNCGTNGASEQVQKEEVELQTLLTNSQESHNSHDGSEEDVDTSEPMYGCDICGAAYTMETLLQNHQLRDHNIRPGESAIVKKKAELIKGNYKCNVCSRTFFSENGLREHMQTHLGPVKHYMCPICGERFPSLLTLTEHKVTHSKSLDTGNCRICKMPLQSEEEFLEHCQMHPDLRNSLTGFRCVVCMQTVTSTLELKIHGTFHMQKTGNGSAVQSTGRAQHLQKLYKCASCLKEFRSKQDLVKLDINGLPYGLCASCVNLSKSGSPNVNIPSSSNRQGMGQNENLSSIENKSKAGGLKTRCSSCNVKFESESELQNHIQSIHRELVPDSNSTQLKTPQVSPMPRISPSQTEEKKTYQCIKCQMVFYNEWDIQVHVANHMIDEGLNHECKLCNQTFDSPAKLQCHLIEHSFEGMGGTFKCPVCFTVFVQANKLQQHIFSAHGQEDKIYDCTQCPQKFFFQTELQNHTMTQHSS
- the ZNF521 gene encoding zinc finger protein 521 isoform X5, with amino-acid sequence MPLCLCVSAGRLTMISSVITYRASPCGLGAPSGAILMALGALLPFSIIMWTTGATAQSKTLQLFAFRMSRRKQAKPRSLKETQILETTSCMKPWGWRRRKRVEENETEDQQAGVGHTAARTDPNCALEDKAEDGEVLDCKKRPDEGEELEEEAVHSCDSCLQVFESLSDITEHKINQCQLTDGVDVEDDPTCSWPASSPSSKDQTSPSHGEGCDFGEEEGGPGLPYPCQFCDKSFSRLSYLKHHEQSHSDKLPFKCTYCSRLFKHKRSRDRHIKLHTGDKKYHCSECDAAFSRSDHLKIHLKTHTSNKPYKCAICRRGFLSSSSLHGHMQVHERNKDGSQSASRMEDWKMKDTQKCSQCEEGFDFPEDLQKHIAECHPECSPNEDRSALQCVYCHELFVEETSLMNHMEQAHNGEKKNSCSICSENFHTVEELYSHMDSHQQPESCNHSNSPSLVTVGYTSVSSTTPDSNLSVDSSTMVETAPPIPKGRGRKRAAQQVPDITGPSSKQPKVTYSCIYCNKQLFSSLAVLQIHLKTMHLDKPEQAHICQYCLEVLPSLYNLNEHLKQVHEAPDPALIVSTMPAMVYQCNFCSEVFNDLNTLQEHIRCSHGFANPAAKDSNAFFCPHCYMGFLTDSSLEEHIRQVHCDLSSSRFGSPVLGTPKDPVVEVYSCSYCTNSPIFNSVLKLNKHIKENHKNIPLALNYIHNGKKSRAMSPLSPVTIEQTSLKMMQAVGGAPPRPAGEYICNQCGAKYTSLDGFQTHLKTHLDTVLPKLTCPQCNKEFPNQESLLKHVTIHFMITSTYYICESCDKQFTSVDDLQKHLLDMHTFVFFRCTLCQEVFDSKVSIQLHLAVKHSNEKKVYRCTSCNWDFRNETDLQLHVKHNHLENQGKVHKCIFCGESFGTEVELQCHITTHSKKYNCKFCSKAFHAIILLEKHLREKHCVFETKTPNCGTNGASEQVQKEEVELQTLLTNSQESHNSHDGSEEDVDTSEPMYGCDICGAAYTMETLLQNHQLRDHNIRPGESAIVKKKAELIKGNYKCNVCSRTFFSENGLREHMQTHLGPVKHYMCPICGERFPSLLTLTEHKVTHSKSLDTGNCRICKMPLQSEEEFLEHCQMHPDLRNSLTGFRCVVCMQTVTSTLELKIHGTFHMQKTGNGSAVQSTGRAQHLQKLYKCASCLKEFRSKQDLVKLDINGLPYGLCASCVNLSKSGSPNVNIPSSSNRQGMGQNENLSSIENKSKAGGLKTRCSSCNVKFESESELQNHIQSIHRELVPDSNSTQLKTPQVSPMPRISPSQTEEKKTYQCIKCQMVFYNEWDIQVHVANHMIGKGSEWEERKKESR
- the ZNF521 gene encoding zinc finger protein 521 isoform X6 yields the protein MSRRKQAKPRSLKVEENETEDQQAGVGHTAARTDPNCALEDKAEDGEVLDCKKRPDEGEELEEEAVHSCDSCLQVFESLSDITEHKINQCQLTDGVDVEDDPTCSWPASSPSSKDQTSPSHGEGCDFGEEEGGPGLPYPCQFCDKSFSRLSYLKHHEQSHSDKLPFKCTYCSRLFKHKRSRDRHIKLHTGDKKYHCSECDAAFSRSDHLKIHLKTHTSNKPYKCAICRRGFLSSSSLHGHMQVHERNKDGSQSASRMEDWKMKDTQKCSQCEEGFDFPEDLQKHIAECHPECSPNEDRSALQCVYCHELFVEETSLMNHMEQAHNGEKKNSCSICSENFHTVEELYSHMDSHQQPESCNHSNSPSLVTVGYTSVSSTTPDSNLSVDSSTMVETAPPIPKGRGRKRAAQQVPDITGPSSKQPKVTYSCIYCNKQLFSSLAVLQIHLKTMHLDKPEQAHICQYCLEVLPSLYNLNEHLKQVHEAPDPALIVSTMPAMVYQCNFCSEVFNDLNTLQEHIRCSHGFANPAAKDSNAFFCPHCYMGFLTDSSLEEHIRQVHCDLSSSRFGSPVLGTPKDPVVEVYSCSYCTNSPIFNSVLKLNKHIKENHKNIPLALNYIHNGKKSRAMSPLSPVTIEQTSLKMMQAVGGAPPRPAGEYICNQCGAKYTSLDGFQTHLKTHLDTVLPKLTCPQCNKEFPNQESLLKHVTIHFMITSTYYICESCDKQFTSVDDLQKHLLDMHTFVFFRCTLCQEVFDSKVSIQLHLAVKHSNEKKVYRCTSCNWDFRNETDLQLHVKHNHLENQGKVHKCIFCGESFGTEVELQCHITTHSKKYNCKFCSKAFHAIILLEKHLREKHCVFETKTPNCGTNGASEQVQKEEVELQTLLTNSQESHNSHDGSEEDVDTSEPMYGCDICGAAYTMETLLQNHQLRDHNIRPGESAIVKKKAELIKGNYKCNVCSRTFFSENGLREHMQTHLGPVKHYMCPICGERFPSLLTLTEHKVTHSKSLDTGNCRICKMPLQSEEEFLEHCQMHPDLRNSLTGFRCVVCMQTVTSTLELKIHGTFHMQKTGNGSAVQSTGRAQHLQKLYKCASCLKEFRSKQDLVKLDINGLPYGLCASCVNLSKSGSPNVNIPSSSNRQGMGQNENLSSIENKSKAGGLKTRCSSCNVKFESESELQNHIQSIHRELVPDSNSTQLKTPQVSPMPRISPSQTEEKKTYQCIKCQMVFYNEWDIQVHVANHMIDEGLNHECKLCNQTFDSPAKLQCHLIEHSFEGMGGTFKCPVCFTVFVQANKLQQHIFSAHGQEDKIYDCTQCPQKFFFQTELQNHTMTQHSS